The Planctomycetia bacterium region TCCTTCGCGTTGATGAGGTCAAGAAGCGGCTTGAGAGATGTAATGGTGCCCACTTCCTGAAGCACTTTGCATGCTTCAGAACGAATCACCACACTGCTGTTATTGTTCAAATAAGGCAGGACGACTGGTTCAACTTCATTACCCAAGGCAATCAGTGATCGTGTGACACGATCAACATCCATGCGTTCCCAGAGTTGGGCGATATTCGGTGCTGCTGAGATCGCACGTACTTCCACCAAGGCATCGAGCGCATTCAACTTCACACTGGCTGATTTGTCATCAAGCAATCGAACCAGCAATGAAGTTGATTCCCGTCCAGCCCAGGATGCGATCAGCTTGATCGCTGATTCCCGGAGCGTTGAATCCAGTTTTGAATCAGATGCTACCGTTTCCAGCACTGCAGCTACTTCCGCCTGCCGCGATGGATCAATTTTCATTTTTCCCAGCTTATCCAGTGCTGTTTGAATAACAGGCGTTTTCTCTCGCTGTTTCATATCCAGCAGCAAGGAAGTAATCGAATCGCCGTCGCGTAATTTAGCCAGGTTGGCTTGTTCGGGCTTGAATTCAATCGTGATGATGCGCTCATTCCGGGAATAGTACATCAATCGGGCGAAATTGATCTTGGTAGCATACCGTGCCGGGTCAAGCACTGGCCTGACTTCGACACTAAGCAGGTCGCCAGCCCAATGGGTTGTCACCTGGCCTTCGCCATTATCTGCCAGCATGGAAAACCGCTTCTGCAGTTCAGGAGACCATTGTTCCTTCGTAACACCAGGCATGTAGACAATAACGCTGGTAATGTCCGCCTGCCGCTTGGGTTCTGGCGGTGGAGACTTCTCTGCACGTAATGGTGGTCCAAAGGTAGTACTGGCACCAAGTTGATCAGAGACGGTAGAGTTCACTTTTTTCAGTGGCTGCGCCGATGCGCTGTTGATCATCCGTTTGACATCTTCTTCAGCGGTAGCAAGGTCTTTTTCGACAGTTGCCAGTTCAGTTTCCAGAGCAGCTTGCCCCTCGTGCGAACCGGGTTCGGGAACAGTCAGATGTCGACGTCTGGCAGATAAATGCGCTATCTTGCCTTTGAAATCCTTGTATTTTGTGGTGGCTTCAGCACTTTCCAGCGGGTCCAGTGCTTTGCGTATCTGTTCGATAGCTTGTTTGTTTAATCCAATACTTTCCGTGAGGTTACTGATATACTCCTGGCCCTTTTCGTGTTTCATGCTGGACCAGAGCAGATAAGCAATACCCGTGATCAGCGCGATGACGAGTATGGCTCCTCCGAGCGTTGCGTATTTGACTATACCCGCTGAATGATCCGGATAGCTGACTTGTTGATAGGAAGAACCGGAAGTGGATGTAGTTTTCTTTTTCCTGTTCGAATGATTGGCTCGTGGTGGCGGTTCAATTGGAGATTCGGATTGATAATCGAAAGAAACTGTCTCGGTTTTCAAACGCTCTTTAACAGGCTCTGCAGGTTCTTCATTGGCTTTCGGGGAATACTCACGGGCAAAAGCCAGCGGAACGGATACTTTGCAGCGAGGACAACGTATGGTGGTTTTAGCAGGATGGACTTCAACCTTGGTAGTTGCCTGGCATGAGGGACATTTGGCAATAAGGGTACGACGGCCTGCAAGTCCCATTCTTACTCCCTCTGGGGTATTGCCATTCTACCAATTGGGTTTGAACTGTTCATCTTTCGAACGATGATGGCGCAGCTTTTGAGTCAGCAGCGATAATGCCTGGCACTGAGTTTTAAATGCGGAAAGCAAATCATTCTTTTTGATATGGCCTGCAACTGCCTGCTGTAACTGTTTATGCTTTGCTTCTTCGATCTCCCACCCCTTTTCCTTGATGAGTTCAAGAAGGTTTGCTTCCGTCTGCATCAGCTTGTTCACCAGGGTAGCATCAATGGTATAGTTGCTTTTGCGATAGATTTTCAGGGCATCGCTGGCTAATTCGCGAGCTTCCGCCTCTTTTTCTGTTCGCCTCTGCAGGAACACACCCACCAACCCCGCAAGCACAATTACCACGCTGATCGCAAATATGATCATCCCGCTTTTCTGCAATGAAGATTGCTGATCAGCAGAAAGTATCAATGAAAAGATTGCCAAGCATGCTCCAAGTGTAATGGCAATAGCTGGCCAGGGGATGACTTTCCACCATTGGCGTTCTTTTTTGAATTGGCCTGAGGTCTCCACTTCGGGCACTGGAGAATCGCCTTGTATGCGAATGGCAACGACGGTAATGTTGTCAGGTCCGCCTCTCAGATTCGCCAGATCCACCATGAATTGGCAAGCTTCCTGAAGAGGCAGGTTTTGAGTAATGGCTCCCAATTCCTGGTCTGAGAGTTGATTGGATAAACCATCACTGCATACCAGGTAGATGTCACCTGGCATTACTGTATGTGGGCCTTCCACATCCACTTGAACCGTAGCCTCAGGCCCCAGGGATCGAACAATGACGTTGGAGGGGATCCCCGCAATGGATTCTGGAGTTACCTGCTGACGACGGGCCAATTCCCACTGCAGACTGTGATCAAAGCTCAGTTGTTCGATCTGAGTACCACGGATTCGATAGGCCCGACTGTCCCCCACGTGTGCTACCCACAACCCATCTGGCTTAATGAGTAATGCTGTGGAAGTTGTTCCCATTCCCTGGAATTCGCGATTCTGCTGCCCTTTTTGGTGAATGGTACTGTTAGCTTCGTCGAAAGCTTTTTTTAGAGCGTAATCAGCACCTTGACTCGCATGCTTTTGATAGGTGTGCGGTATTTGATCTGCTGCCAAGGCACTGGCTAATTCCCCTACAGCATGAGCACCCATGCCATCTGCGACAATGAGAACATGTCCCCTGTCTTTCCAGACATCCACAGTCGGGGCCAGGAGAATTCCATAGGCATCCTGATTATGGCTACGCCTCACCCCAACATCGGTGAGACTGGCTACTTCAATTTTATCGAAACCTATTGAATCTGATATCACGATGCTGTGCCGTCCGTTACCGAGAAGCTTGGTAACACTATCTTAACATGTAAGATTATGTTAGAAAGAGAAACTCTTTCTGGCTCATCTTGTATTTTTTG contains the following coding sequences:
- a CDS encoding HEAT repeat domain-containing protein, which translates into the protein MGLAGRRTLIAKCPSCQATTKVEVHPAKTTIRCPRCKVSVPLAFAREYSPKANEEPAEPVKERLKTETVSFDYQSESPIEPPPRANHSNRKKKTTSTSGSSYQQVSYPDHSAGIVKYATLGGAILVIALITGIAYLLWSSMKHEKGQEYISNLTESIGLNKQAIEQIRKALDPLESAEATTKYKDFKGKIAHLSARRRHLTVPEPGSHEGQAALETELATVEKDLATAEEDVKRMINSASAQPLKKVNSTVSDQLGASTTFGPPLRAEKSPPPEPKRQADITSVIVYMPGVTKEQWSPELQKRFSMLADNGEGQVTTHWAGDLLSVEVRPVLDPARYATKINFARLMYYSRNERIITIEFKPEQANLAKLRDGDSITSLLLDMKQREKTPVIQTALDKLGKMKIDPSRQAEVAAVLETVASDSKLDSTLRESAIKLIASWAGRESTSLLVRLLDDKSASVKLNALDALVEVRAISAAPNIAQLWERMDVDRVTRSLIALGNEVEPVVLPYLNNNSSVVIRSEACKVLQEVGTITSLKPLLDLINAKDMSPVIVDSAKEAMKKILDRKPQ
- a CDS encoding protein phosphatase 2C domain-containing protein; the encoded protein is MISDSIGFDKIEVASLTDVGVRRSHNQDAYGILLAPTVDVWKDRGHVLIVADGMGAHAVGELASALAADQIPHTYQKHASQGADYALKKAFDEANSTIHQKGQQNREFQGMGTTSTALLIKPDGLWVAHVGDSRAYRIRGTQIEQLSFDHSLQWELARRQQVTPESIAGIPSNVIVRSLGPEATVQVDVEGPHTVMPGDIYLVCSDGLSNQLSDQELGAITQNLPLQEACQFMVDLANLRGGPDNITVVAIRIQGDSPVPEVETSGQFKKERQWWKVIPWPAIAITLGACLAIFSLILSADQQSSLQKSGMIIFAISVVIVLAGLVGVFLQRRTEKEAEARELASDALKIYRKSNYTIDATLVNKLMQTEANLLELIKEKGWEIEEAKHKQLQQAVAGHIKKNDLLSAFKTQCQALSLLTQKLRHHRSKDEQFKPNW